In one window of Arctopsyche grandis isolate Sample6627 chromosome 6, ASM5162203v2, whole genome shotgun sequence DNA:
- the LOC143913895 gene encoding glutathione S-transferase-like, with the protein MSVNTEKHGAAESIRYLLHFAGEKLGNLRQTIEQWLKTIDDGDKSMEINHAVAVARCIGAVSGLITGDHWIDANLDTIAFKIYEILKIVETWYKETDKKKKSEMFEHMKKNVFDCCFASFEKIVNDNGGHFSKKLTWLDFFFVGAIEVLEFYLGVNVIDGKYPALLRLAKKIWELPEIKDYISKRESKNQI; encoded by the exons ATGTCTGTGAACACTGAAAAACACGGAGCCGCTGAAAGCATaagatatttattacatttcgcCGGTGAAAAATTGGGCAATTTGCGCCAAACTATCGAACAGTGGCTCAAGACCATAGAtg ATGGAGACAAGTCGATGGAAATTAACCATGCAGTTGCAGTGGCACGTTGCATTGGTGCAGTGTCCGGATTGATTACGGGAGATCATTGGATCGACGCCAATTTGGACACCATTgcctttaaaatatatgaaattttaaaaa TTGTGGAAACGTGGTATAAAGAAACCGACAAGAAAAAGAAAAGCGAAATGTTCGAACACATGAAAAAGAACGTTTTCGACTGTTGTTTCGCATCCTTTGAGAAGATCGTCAACGATAATGGAGGACACTTTTCCAAAAAG TTGACTtggttggatttttttttcgtcggTGCAATTGAGGTCCTCGAATTCTACCTCGGAGTGAACGTAATAGATGGAAAATATCCTGCCCTGCTTAGGCTGGCTAAGAAGATTTGGGAATTACCCGAGATCAAAGATTACATCTCAAAGAGGGAATCTAAGAATCAGAtctga